The Urocitellus parryii isolate mUroPar1 chromosome 13, mUroPar1.hap1, whole genome shotgun sequence genome has a window encoding:
- the Haus1 gene encoding HAUS augmin-like complex subunit 1, with product MEAREEKEAQVAAWLKKIFGDHPIPQYEVNPRTTEILYHLSERNKVRDRDVHLVIEDLKQKASEYESEAKHLQDLLMESVNFSPANLSSTGSRYLNALVDSAVALETKDTSLASFIPAVNDLTSDLFRTKSKNEEIKLELGKLEKNLTATLVLEKCLQEDLKKAELHLSTERAKVDNRLQNMDFLKAKSEEFRFGIKAAEEQLSARGMDASLSHQSLLALSEKLAELKRQTVPLKKKLESYLDLMPNPSLAQVKIEEAKRELDTIEAELTKKVDMMEL from the exons ATGGAGGCgagggaggaaaaagaagccCAG GTCGCTgcgtggttaaaaaaaatatttggagatcaTCCTATTCCACAGTATGAGGTGAACCCACGGACCACAGAGATTTTATATCACCTTTCAGAACGCAACAAGGTCCGGGACAGGGACGTCCACCTGGTAATAGAGGACTTGAAACAGAAAGCAAGCGAATATGAATCTGAAG CTAAGCATCTTCAAGACCTTCTCATGGAGAGTGTGAATTTTTCCCCTGCCAATCTGTCTAGCACTGGTTCCAGGTATCTGAATGCTTTGGTTGACAGTGCAGTGGCCCTTGAAACAAAGGACACCTCACTAGCAAG ttttatcCCTGCAGTGAATGATTTGACCTCTGATCTTTTTCGTACCAAATCcaaaaatgaagagataaagCTTGAAttgggaaaacttgaaaaaaatctaaCTGCAACTTTAGTATTAGAAAAATGTCTACAAGA ggATCTCAAGAAGGCAGAACTGCATCTGTCTACTGAAAGGGCCAAAGTTGACAATCGTCTTCAGAACATGGACTTCCTAAAAGCCAAGTCAGAGGAGTTCAGATTTGGAATCAAAGCTGCAGAG GAACAGCTTTCAGCTAGGGGCATGGATGCATCCCTGTCTCATCAGTCACTACTAGCACTGTCAGAG AAATTGGCAGAACTAAAACGACAGACTGTACCTTTGAAGAAAAAGTTGGAGTCTTATTTAGATTTAATGCCg aatcCATCACTTGCTCAAGTGAAAATTGAAGAAGCAAAAAGAGAATTA
- the Atp5f1a gene encoding ATP synthase F(1) complex subunit alpha, mitochondrial — MLSVRVAAAVARALPRRAGLVSKNALGSSFIAARNLHASNTHLQKIGTAEMSSILEERILGADTSVDLEETGRVLSIGDGIARVHGLRNVQAEEMVEFSSGLKGMSLNLEPDNVGVVVFGNDKLIKEGDIVKRTGAIVDVPVGEELLGRVVDALGNAIDGKGPIGSKIRRRVGLKAPGIIPRISVREPMQTGIKAVDSLVPIGRGQRELIIGDRQTGKTSIAIDTIINQKRFNDGSDEKKKLYCIYVAIGQKRSTVAQLVKRLTDADAMKYTIVVSATASDAAPLQYLAPYSGCSMGEYFRDNGKHALIIYDDLSKQAVAYRQMSLLLRRPPGREAYPGDVFYLHSRLLERAAKMNDSFGGGSLTALPVIETQAGDVSAYIPTNVISITDGQIFLETELFYKGIRPAINVGLSVSRVGSAAQTRAMKQVAGTMKLELAQYREVAAFAQFGSDLDAATQQLLSRGVRLTELLKQGQYSPMAIEEQVAVIYAGVRGYLDKLEPSKITKFESAFLSHVISQHQALLGTIRTDGKISEQSDAKLKEIVTNFLAGFEA, encoded by the exons ATGCTGTCCGTGCGCGTCGCCGCGGCCGTGGCCCGCGCCCTCCCTCGGCGGGCCGGGCTG GTCTCCAAAAATGCTTTGGGATCATCCTTCATTGCTGCAAGGAACCTCCATGCCTCTAATACCCATCTTCAGAAGATTG GCACTGCTGAGATGTCCTCTATTCTTGAAGAGCGTATTCTTGGAGCTGATACCTCTGTTGACCTTGAAGAAACTGGGCGTGTGTTAAGTATTGGTGATGGTATTGCCCGAGTTCATGGGCTGAGGAATGTTCAAGCAGAAGAAATGGTAGAGTTTTCTTCAGGCTTAAAG GGTATGTCTCTGAACTTGGAACCAGACAATGTTGGTGTTGTCGTGTTTGGGAATGATAAACTAATTAAAGAAGGAGATATTGTTAAGAGGACAGGAGCCATTGTGGATGTTCCAGTTGGCGAGGAGCTGTTGGGTCGTGTAGTAGATGCCCTTGGTAATGCCATTGATGGAAAG gGTCCAATTGGTTCCAAGATCCGTAGGCGAGTGGGCCTGAAAGCCCCTGGAATCATTCCTCGAATCTCTGTGAGGGAACCAATGCAGACTGGCATTAAGGCTGTGGATAGCTTGGTGCCAATTGGACGTGGTCAACGTGAGCTGATTATTGGTGACAGACAGACTGG GAAAACATCAATTGCTATTGACACAATTATTAACCAGAAACGTTTCAATGATGGATCTGATGAAAAGAAGAAGCTGTATTGTATCTATGTTGCTATTGGTCAAAAGCGATCCACTGTTGCCCAGTTGGTGAAGAGACTTACAGATGCAG ATGCTATGAAGTACACCATTGTGGTGTCAGCCACTGCTTCTGATGCTGCCCCACTTCAGTACCTGGCTCCTTATTCTGGCTGTTCTATGGGAGAATATTTTAGAGATAATGGCAAACATGCTTTGATCATCTATGATGACTTATCCAAACAG GCTGTTGCATACCGTCAGATGTCTTTGTTGCTGCGCCGACCCCCTGGTCGTGAAGCCTATCCTGGTGATGTGTTCTACCTACACTCCCGACTGCTGGAGAGAGCAGCCAAAATGAACGATTCTTTTGGTGGTGGCTCCTTGACTGCTTTACCAGTCATAGAAACACAGGCTGGTGATGTGTCTGCTTACATTCCAACAAATGTCATTTCCATCACTGATGGACag ATCTTCTTGGAAACAGAATTGTTCTATAAAGGTATCCGCCCTGCTATTAACGTTGGTTTATCTGTGTCCCGTGTCGGATCTGCTGCCCAAACTAGGGCTATGAAGCAG GTGGCAGGTACCATGAAGTTGGAATTGGCTCAGTATCGTGAGGTTGCTGCTTTTGCACAGTTTGGTTCTGATCTTGATGCTGCCACTCAACAACTCTTGAGTCGTGGTGTGCGTCTGACTGAGTTGTTGAAGCAAGGACAGTATT ctcCCATGGCTATTGAAGAACAAGTGGCCGTTATCTATGCCGGTGTAAGGGGGTATCTTGATAAACTGGAGCCCAGCAAGATCACCAAGTTTGAGAGTGCTTTCTTGTCTCATGTGATCAGTCAACACCAAGCCCTCTTGGGCACTATCAG GACTGATGGGAAGATCTCCGAACAGTCAGATGCAAAGCTGAAAGAGATCGTAACAAACTTCTTGGCTGGATTTGAAGCATAA